A segment of the Filifactor alocis ATCC 35896 genome:
TTACAGATCCCTTTGCCATTGTTTTTCTCCTTTCCTACGACAAAGAAAACTGCAAGGATGTGATACTTTTATTATACCAAGCATCCCTGTTTATGGCTATGCCGTATTTTTTATTTCACTGCTCGAACCTCATCATTATCAAGTAGATTCAAGCCTTCATTGATTTTCAAAAAATATTCCATGGTATCTACACGAATAATGGTTTTACGACCGATTTTCAAAGTCGGTATCTTTCCTGAACGGATCAGGTGGCGTAGAGTAGTTCTCCCAATTCCGGTGTAGTCTGCCGTTTCATCAATCGTCATTCCAATGCGGGGAACCATTCTTGAAACTCTATTCTTTTCTTCGTGCCCGGAAGTACCGAATGATTGTCGTTCTTTCTTTTGAGTGACATTTAGACCATCATTCATCGCTTAGACCTCCTTTCTTTTTTATGAAATAAGCTGCACTGACTTGCTTAGAAGATT
Coding sequences within it:
- a CDS encoding helix-turn-helix domain-containing protein, translating into MNDGLNVTQKKERQSFGTSGHEEKNRVSRMVPRIGMTIDETADYTGIGRTTLRHLIRSGKIPTLKIGRKTIIRVDTMEYFLKINEGLNLLDNDEVRAVK